A region from the Halosolutus gelatinilyticus genome encodes:
- a CDS encoding SMP-30/gluconolactonase/LRE family protein — MTRPERVADPRAHTGEGPLWHPDESVLYWVDIPAGRLYRYDPETDEAELAYETDGAPIGGFTIEADGALLLFTLGTVCRWEPGADAAEPIVEVDADTRFNDVIADPEGRVFCGTMPGEDALGDLYRLDTDGTATIVVEDLDIPNGMGFSRDRETFYVTESEAHRIYAFDYDRETGAITNERTVVETPEGDGVPDGLTVDADGRVWSARWNGGRVVRYAADGTERDAIDLPARKVSSVTFGGPDYDDLYLTTALSDGDRSDEGDGAGALFRISDPGATGVPEFRSRIAVDR, encoded by the coding sequence ATGACACGACCAGAACGCGTCGCTGACCCGCGCGCTCACACGGGCGAAGGGCCGCTGTGGCACCCCGACGAGAGCGTACTGTACTGGGTGGATATCCCGGCGGGACGACTCTACCGGTATGATCCGGAAACCGACGAGGCCGAACTCGCCTACGAGACCGACGGCGCACCGATCGGCGGCTTCACGATCGAAGCTGACGGCGCGTTGCTCCTGTTCACGCTCGGAACGGTTTGTCGGTGGGAACCGGGCGCCGACGCCGCGGAGCCGATCGTCGAGGTCGACGCCGACACGCGGTTCAACGACGTGATCGCCGATCCCGAGGGCCGGGTCTTCTGCGGCACGATGCCCGGCGAGGACGCGCTCGGCGACCTCTACCGACTCGATACCGACGGGACGGCGACGATCGTCGTCGAGGACCTCGACATTCCGAACGGGATGGGCTTCTCGCGGGATCGGGAGACGTTCTACGTCACCGAGTCCGAGGCACACCGGATCTACGCGTTCGACTACGATCGCGAGACCGGCGCGATCACGAACGAACGAACCGTCGTCGAGACGCCCGAGGGCGACGGCGTCCCCGACGGCCTGACCGTCGACGCCGACGGCCGCGTCTGGTCGGCCCGCTGGAACGGCGGTCGGGTCGTCCGCTACGCCGCCGACGGGACGGAACGCGACGCGATCGACCTCCCAGCGCGAAAGGTCTCCTCGGTTACCTTCGGCGGCCCCGACTACGACGATCTGTACTTGACGACCGCGCTCAGCGACGGCGATCGATCGGACGAGGGCGACGGCGCGGGCGCCCTGTTTCGGATCTCGGACCCGGGCGCGACCGGCGTTCCGGAGTTCCGATCGCGGATCGCCGTCGATCGGTAG
- a CDS encoding peroxidase-related enzyme (This protein belongs to a clade of uncharacterized proteins related to peroxidases such as the alkylhydroperoxidase AhpD.) — translation MSETDEMDAEPAPEPELADDAMHRFPVPDWEGLPDDLRERIAEETDRAGFTPNVFSAMAYKPSHFRAFFEFHDALVEDAALEREEIEMIVVAVSGVNHCYYCNVAHGALVRIYADDPLLADQLVADYRTADINDAHRTMLDVAVKLTEQPAKVEGSDLEALREAGFGEEAIWDIAAVAAFYNLSNRLAMFADMRPNEEFHTIGRER, via the coding sequence ATGTCTGAGACGGACGAGATGGACGCGGAGCCCGCACCGGAACCCGAACTCGCCGACGACGCTATGCACCGGTTCCCCGTGCCCGACTGGGAGGGCCTCCCCGACGACCTCCGGGAGCGCATCGCCGAGGAGACCGATCGGGCCGGATTCACGCCGAACGTGTTCTCTGCGATGGCGTACAAACCCTCGCACTTCCGCGCGTTCTTCGAGTTCCACGACGCGCTGGTCGAGGACGCCGCTCTGGAGCGCGAGGAGATCGAGATGATCGTCGTCGCGGTGTCGGGCGTCAACCACTGCTACTACTGCAACGTCGCCCACGGCGCGCTCGTCCGCATCTACGCGGACGATCCGCTGCTCGCCGATCAACTCGTGGCGGATTATCGGACCGCAGACATCAACGACGCCCACCGGACGATGCTCGACGTCGCCGTGAAACTCACCGAGCAGCCGGCCAAAGTGGAGGGAAGCGATCTGGAGGCGCTCCGCGAGGCCGGCTTCGGCGAGGAGGCGATCTGGGACATTGCGGCCGTGGCGGCCTTCTACAACCTGAGCAACCGACTGGCGATGTTCGCGGACATGCGCCCGAACGAGGAGTTCCATACGATCGGTCGGGAGCGATAG
- a CDS encoding ABC transporter ATP-binding protein, producing MPAIETTALTKRYGEDVLAVDDLELTVEDGEIFGFLGPNGAGKSTTINMLLDFVRPSAGSATVLGYDAQNEPEAIRERIGVLPEGATLYDRLTGREHLEWVIDTKGTGDDPADLLDRVGLEPQAAERSAGGYSKGMQQRLGFAMALVGDPDLLILDEPSSGLDPTGMQEMREIIGAEADRGTTVFFSSHILGEVEAVCDRVGIMNEGRLAATGTLDALRENLDLDASISLTVETVSDALIADLEALEGVRSVTADGSTITASCATTPVKYDVVTRVGDAATVVDIVSEDTSLEQLFNTYTNGERPSQVDDDADLAAVEAEVST from the coding sequence GTGCCCGCTATCGAAACGACCGCCCTCACGAAACGGTACGGCGAGGACGTCCTCGCCGTCGACGATCTGGAACTGACCGTCGAAGACGGAGAGATCTTCGGCTTTCTCGGGCCCAACGGCGCCGGGAAGTCGACGACGATCAACATGTTACTGGATTTCGTCCGCCCGTCCGCCGGCAGCGCGACGGTGCTCGGATACGACGCCCAGAACGAACCCGAAGCGATCCGCGAGCGCATCGGCGTCCTCCCCGAAGGCGCGACCCTGTACGACCGACTCACCGGTCGCGAACACCTCGAGTGGGTCATCGACACCAAGGGAACCGGCGACGATCCCGCCGATCTCCTCGATCGGGTCGGCCTCGAGCCCCAGGCCGCGGAGCGATCGGCGGGCGGCTACTCGAAGGGGATGCAACAGCGCCTCGGGTTCGCGATGGCGCTGGTCGGCGATCCCGACCTGCTGATTCTGGACGAGCCGTCGTCGGGGCTCGACCCCACGGGAATGCAGGAGATGCGCGAAATCATCGGCGCCGAGGCCGACCGCGGCACGACGGTGTTCTTCTCGAGTCACATCCTCGGTGAAGTCGAGGCGGTCTGCGACCGCGTCGGAATCATGAACGAGGGGCGACTCGCCGCGACGGGGACCCTCGACGCACTGCGCGAGAATCTCGATCTCGACGCGTCGATCTCACTGACCGTCGAGACCGTCTCCGATGCGTTGATCGCTGACCTCGAGGCACTCGAAGGCGTCCGTTCGGTAACCGCCGACGGATCGACGATCACGGCCTCCTGCGCCACAACGCCCGTAAAGTACGACGTCGTGACGCGGGTCGGAGACGCGGCGACCGTCGTCGATATCGTCTCCGAGGACACGTCGCTCGAGCAACTGTTCAACACGTACACGAACGGCGAACGGCCGAGTCAGGTCGACGACGACGCGGATCTCGCCGCGGTCGAGGCGGAGGTGTCGACATGA
- the trpB gene encoding tryptophan synthase subunit beta, which produces MSEGDFDGYGGRHVPEPLREPLEQLATAYDEVATTDEFQTEFRDLLAEFAGRPTPLYRASNLSDRYGADIYLKREDLLHGGAHKLNNCLGQALLAKRAGRDRLIAETGAGQHGTATAMVGALLGLDTEIYMGKKDAERQAMNVFRMRLMGAEVNEVTRGNEGLADAVDAALEDFARNVENTHYLVGSVVGPDPFPRMVRDFQSVIGEEAREQFRERTGGLPDAAVACVGGGSNAIGLFHAFRDDPVDFYGAEGGGKGAGSTKHAAPLSKGKDDVIHGMKTRVIDDDVEVHSVSAGLDYPGVGPEHAMFRAIGRCEYTGVTDEEALAAFRELSETEGIVPALESSHAVARAIRLAEDGEHDAILVNLSGRGDKDMETAASKFDL; this is translated from the coding sequence ATGTCCGAGGGAGACTTCGACGGATACGGGGGTCGACACGTTCCGGAACCGCTTCGAGAGCCGCTCGAGCAGCTCGCGACCGCCTACGACGAGGTGGCGACGACCGACGAGTTCCAGACCGAGTTCCGCGATCTACTGGCCGAATTCGCGGGTCGACCGACGCCGCTGTACCGCGCGAGCAACCTCAGCGATCGGTACGGAGCCGACATCTACCTCAAGCGGGAGGATCTACTCCACGGCGGCGCGCACAAGCTCAACAACTGTCTCGGCCAGGCGCTGCTGGCGAAACGCGCCGGGCGCGATCGGCTGATCGCGGAGACCGGAGCCGGCCAACACGGCACCGCGACGGCGATGGTCGGCGCGCTGCTCGGGCTCGACACCGAGATCTACATGGGGAAGAAAGACGCCGAGCGCCAGGCGATGAACGTCTTCCGGATGCGGCTGATGGGCGCCGAGGTAAACGAGGTCACCCGCGGGAACGAAGGGCTGGCCGACGCCGTTGACGCCGCGCTCGAGGACTTCGCCCGGAACGTCGAGAACACCCACTACCTCGTCGGCAGCGTCGTCGGGCCGGACCCGTTCCCGCGGATGGTTCGGGACTTCCAGAGCGTCATCGGCGAGGAGGCACGCGAGCAGTTCCGGGAGCGAACGGGCGGTCTGCCCGACGCGGCCGTCGCCTGCGTCGGCGGCGGCTCGAACGCGATCGGCCTCTTCCACGCCTTCCGCGACGACCCGGTCGACTTCTACGGGGCCGAGGGCGGCGGCAAGGGCGCGGGTTCAACCAAGCACGCCGCGCCGCTGTCGAAGGGCAAAGACGACGTGATCCACGGGATGAAGACGCGCGTGATCGACGACGACGTCGAGGTGCACTCGGTCTCCGCGGGGCTTGACTACCCCGGCGTCGGCCCCGAGCACGCCATGTTCCGCGCGATCGGCCGCTGCGAGTACACCGGCGTCACCGACGAGGAGGCCCTCGCCGCGTTCCGCGAACTGAGCGAAACGGAGGGGATCGTCCCGGCGCTGGAGTCGAGTCACGCCGTCGCCCGCGCGATCCGGCTGGCCGAGGACGGGGAGCACGACGCGATCCTGGTGAACCTCTCCGGACGGGGCGACAAGGACATGGAGACGGCGGCTTCGAAGTTCGATCTCTGA
- a CDS encoding NAD(P)-dependent glycerol-1-phosphate dehydrogenase: MFEKSTWIRLPRNVVVGHGVIDEVVKVVDDLHLQGRPLFVTSPTPREVAADPIAADFEAAGIDPAIMAIEEATFDAVERVIEAAEAEEVSYLVGVGGGKAIDIAKMASDHLSMGFLSVPTAASHDGIVSNRGSVPDGDTRHSVAAEPPLAVVADTEVLAEAPWDLTTAGCADIISNYTAVMDWRLAKRLKDVEYSEYSAALSEMTAEILVDNADLIRPGLEESAWVVTKALVSSGVAMSIAGSSRPASGAEHLFSHQLDRLAPGAALHGHQVGVGSIMTAYLHGGDRGFWRNIRDALSSIDAPTTATELGIDDETVIEALTTCHAIRDRYTILGDGMNERAAREVATKTGVI; encoded by the coding sequence ATGTTCGAGAAGTCGACGTGGATTCGCCTGCCGCGAAACGTCGTCGTCGGCCACGGCGTCATCGACGAGGTCGTCAAAGTCGTCGACGACCTCCACCTGCAGGGTCGCCCGCTGTTCGTGACCAGTCCGACCCCGCGCGAAGTCGCGGCCGATCCGATCGCCGCCGACTTCGAAGCGGCCGGCATCGATCCCGCGATCATGGCGATCGAGGAGGCGACGTTCGACGCCGTCGAGCGGGTGATCGAGGCCGCCGAGGCCGAGGAGGTCTCCTACCTGGTCGGCGTCGGCGGCGGGAAGGCGATCGACATCGCGAAGATGGCGAGCGATCACCTCTCGATGGGCTTCCTGTCGGTGCCGACGGCGGCCAGCCACGACGGTATCGTTAGCAACCGGGGCTCGGTTCCGGACGGCGATACGCGCCACAGCGTCGCCGCGGAGCCGCCGCTGGCGGTCGTCGCTGACACCGAGGTCCTGGCCGAGGCGCCGTGGGACCTCACGACCGCGGGCTGTGCGGACATCATCTCCAACTACACCGCGGTGATGGACTGGCGGCTCGCAAAGCGGCTCAAGGACGTCGAGTACTCGGAGTACTCGGCCGCGCTCTCGGAGATGACCGCCGAGATCCTCGTCGACAACGCCGACCTCATCCGCCCCGGGCTGGAGGAGTCGGCCTGGGTCGTCACCAAGGCGCTCGTCTCCTCGGGCGTCGCGATGAGCATCGCTGGCTCCTCGCGACCGGCGAGCGGGGCCGAACACCTCTTCTCCCACCAGCTCGATCGACTGGCGCCCGGCGCGGCCTTACACGGTCACCAGGTCGGCGTCGGCTCGATCATGACCGCCTACCTCCACGGCGGCGATCGCGGCTTCTGGCGAAACATCCGGGACGCCCTCTCGAGCATCGACGCCCCCACCACGGCGACCGAACTCGGGATCGACGACGAGACCGTCATCGAGGCGCTGACGACCTGTCACGCGATCCGCGATCGGTACACGATCCTCGGCGACGGGATGAACGAGCGGGCCGCACGCGAAGTGGCGACGAAAACGGGCGTGATCTGA
- a CDS encoding S9 family peptidase: MGSYEIERYLNIRSAYGASFGPAGDRLSFLMDTTGTSQVWTITEPREWPEQRTFYDERVLFASWSPERPELIFGMDEGGNERAQLFRLDAETGEITNLTAMPEAKHRWGGWSHDGDQVAFASNRRDEAVFDVYVQGRDERGDEAQLVYDGDGWLSLAGWSPDDTRLLVSQAYSNFDQDLYVLDLETTELDHLTPHEGDVRYTRASWAPDGEGVYLVTDEGDADTLYLAYLDLETRDLETVVEGDGWNVDGIALDDETGRFVYSRNVEGYTELTVGEFDSDDPTAFETFPEPDLPGGIAGGVSFASGADRFALSTSGDAVNTNVFVVDVETGDAERWTSAPTAGIPRESFDESELVHVESFGVDGRSPSARGTPSESHAGLDVPGFLTLPEESASGDADEDGAPVIVDIHGGPEGQRRPSFSSVKQYFLDRGYAYFEPNVRGSSGYGADYAALDDVEKRMDSVADIEACVEWLREHPAIDPNRIAAKGGSYGGFMVLSALTEYPDLWAAGIDVVGIANFVTFLENTGDWRRELREAEYGSLEDDREFLESISPINNVERIEAPLFVLHGANDPRVPVGEAEQIVEKVDEQGVPVRKLIFDDEGHGFSKLENRIEAYSAIADFLDEHI, encoded by the coding sequence ATGGGCAGCTACGAGATCGAACGGTATCTCAACATTCGAAGCGCCTACGGCGCGTCCTTCGGGCCCGCCGGCGATCGGCTCTCGTTCCTGATGGACACGACCGGGACGTCTCAGGTCTGGACGATCACTGAACCCCGCGAGTGGCCCGAACAGCGGACGTTCTACGACGAGCGGGTGCTGTTCGCCTCCTGGTCGCCGGAACGTCCCGAGTTGATCTTCGGGATGGACGAGGGCGGCAACGAGCGCGCCCAGCTGTTCCGACTCGACGCGGAAACCGGCGAGATTACGAACCTGACGGCGATGCCCGAGGCCAAACACCGGTGGGGCGGCTGGAGCCACGACGGCGATCAGGTCGCGTTCGCGTCCAACCGTCGGGACGAGGCCGTCTTCGACGTGTACGTCCAGGGGCGGGACGAGCGGGGCGACGAGGCGCAGCTCGTGTACGACGGCGACGGCTGGCTCTCGCTCGCCGGGTGGAGCCCCGACGACACCCGCCTGCTCGTCTCGCAGGCGTACTCCAACTTCGATCAGGATCTCTACGTGCTCGACCTGGAGACGACGGAGCTCGATCACCTCACGCCCCACGAGGGCGACGTCCGGTACACGCGGGCGAGCTGGGCGCCCGACGGCGAGGGCGTCTATCTCGTAACCGACGAGGGCGACGCCGACACCCTCTATCTGGCCTACCTCGACCTCGAAACTCGAGACCTGGAGACGGTCGTCGAGGGAGACGGATGGAACGTCGACGGCATCGCCCTGGACGACGAGACCGGCCGGTTCGTCTACTCGCGCAACGTCGAGGGCTACACCGAGTTGACCGTCGGCGAGTTCGATTCCGACGATCCGACCGCGTTCGAGACGTTCCCCGAACCGGACCTGCCCGGCGGCATCGCCGGCGGCGTGAGTTTCGCCTCCGGCGCCGATCGGTTCGCGCTGTCCACCTCGGGCGACGCCGTCAACACGAACGTCTTCGTCGTCGACGTCGAGACCGGCGACGCCGAACGCTGGACGAGCGCCCCAACCGCGGGCATTCCGCGGGAGTCGTTCGACGAATCCGAACTCGTCCACGTCGAGAGCTTCGGCGTTGACGGGCGAAGCCCGTCCGCTCGTGGGACTCCGTCGGAGTCCCACGCTGGACTCGACGTGCCCGGCTTCCTGACGCTACCGGAAGAGTCCGCGAGCGGCGACGCCGACGAGGACGGCGCACCGGTGATCGTCGACATCCACGGTGGCCCCGAGGGCCAGCGCCGACCCTCGTTCTCCAGCGTCAAGCAGTACTTCCTCGATCGGGGCTACGCCTACTTCGAGCCGAACGTCCGGGGATCGTCGGGGTACGGCGCCGACTACGCGGCCCTCGACGACGTCGAGAAGCGGATGGATTCGGTCGCGGATATCGAGGCTTGCGTCGAGTGGCTGCGCGAGCACCCGGCGATCGATCCAAATCGCATCGCCGCGAAGGGCGGCTCCTACGGCGGGTTCATGGTCCTCTCGGCGCTCACCGAGTACCCCGATCTGTGGGCCGCCGGGATCGACGTCGTCGGCATCGCCAACTTCGTCACGTTCCTCGAGAACACGGGCGACTGGCGCCGCGAACTCCGGGAAGCCGAGTACGGGAGCCTCGAAGACGATCGGGAGTTCCTCGAATCGATCTCGCCGATCAACAACGTCGAGCGGATCGAGGCGCCGCTGTTCGTCCTCCACGGCGCGAACGACCCCCGCGTCCCCGTCGGCGAGGCCGAGCAGATCGTCGAGAAGGTCGACGAACAGGGCGTGCCGGTCCGCAAGCTGATCTTCGACGACGAGGGCCACGGCTTCTCGAAGCTCGAGAACCGCATCGAGGCCTACTCGGCGATCGCCGACTTCCTCGACGAGCACATCTGA
- a CDS encoding glycosyltransferase, with amino-acid sequence MRIAFVSYETVFHRDTETNRRLQSILEFLADRGHDVHCFCTQFWDGHLDRLERDGITYRGVSVGPEARHSFHLRLPFVLATARPDIVHAGAEPPTQVLAARAGATLARAPLVVEWYGDGGVDDGRWTRLAAGGPDRIVTPSELVATWVRERGADGAVVDTVPNPIDVDRIRDVPPGNAVDVIYARRLDDGANLESLLLGLAELRDRNWSATVVGDGPERAAYEQLATDLRIDDRLSFAGELSLEERIAAYRGAHVFAQTAEHCVFPTEMLWALASGCVGVVEYHTDSSAHELVEGWDRGFRTTSEEELAEAILAAGDLEHREYDETFAEYDEGAVTDRYLERYRRLRDDQGLW; translated from the coding sequence ATGCGTATCGCGTTCGTCTCGTACGAAACGGTCTTCCACCGGGATACCGAGACGAACCGACGACTGCAATCGATCCTCGAGTTCCTCGCGGACCGCGGCCACGACGTTCACTGCTTCTGTACGCAGTTCTGGGACGGCCACCTCGATCGACTCGAGCGGGACGGGATCACCTACCGCGGCGTCTCGGTCGGCCCCGAGGCGCGTCACTCGTTTCACCTGCGGCTCCCGTTCGTCCTCGCGACCGCCCGGCCGGATATCGTTCACGCGGGCGCCGAACCGCCGACGCAGGTCCTCGCGGCGAGGGCGGGCGCGACGCTCGCCCGGGCGCCGCTCGTCGTCGAGTGGTACGGCGACGGCGGCGTCGACGACGGCCGCTGGACGCGGCTGGCCGCTGGCGGTCCCGACCGGATCGTCACCCCCTCGGAACTCGTCGCGACGTGGGTTCGGGAGCGGGGGGCCGACGGGGCGGTCGTCGACACCGTCCCGAACCCGATCGACGTCGATCGGATTCGGGATGTTCCCCCGGGTAACGCCGTGGACGTGATCTACGCCAGACGGCTCGACGACGGGGCGAACCTCGAGAGCCTGTTGCTGGGGCTCGCGGAACTTCGCGATCGGAACTGGTCGGCGACCGTCGTCGGCGACGGGCCCGAGCGGGCGGCCTACGAGCAACTCGCGACCGATCTCCGAATCGACGATCGACTCTCGTTCGCCGGCGAACTGTCGCTCGAGGAGCGGATCGCCGCCTACCGCGGGGCGCACGTCTTCGCCCAGACGGCCGAACACTGCGTCTTCCCGACGGAGATGCTGTGGGCGCTCGCGTCGGGGTGCGTCGGGGTCGTCGAGTACCACACCGACTCCAGCGCACACGAACTCGTCGAGGGGTGGGATCGGGGCTTCAGAACGACGAGCGAAGAGGAACTCGCCGAGGCCATTCTCGCGGCGGGCGACCTCGAACACCGGGAGTACGACGAGACCTTCGCCGAGTACGACGAGGGCGCCGTTACCGATCGATACCTGGAGCGCTATCGACGGTTGCGGGACGATCAGGGGCTGTGGTAG
- a CDS encoding ABC transporter permease produces the protein MSIRSVAKKDILDVRRAKIVWFVGGLYTLFALLFFYLGQIGSEPNVIYQLVSLSGIGSLFIPLIALVTAYLAIAGERESGSIKYLLSLPNTRRDVVLGKYLSRGAVVTAAVLLAFGVGAVLTVLWYPSLEAAVFAPIVALTLLFTLGYVAIAIGISAATKSRSRAMGGAIGFYFVGNLLMIFPGLSIVDAFGYVLNDRLGLGISENLFEFVRRLSPTVAFEEAMPLVIPDDVITFRGTEDVPFYLEPEAALVVLFAWLVVPVAFGLWRFGRADLG, from the coding sequence ATGAGCATCCGCTCCGTAGCCAAGAAGGACATCCTCGACGTCCGTCGGGCGAAGATCGTCTGGTTCGTCGGGGGGCTGTACACGCTGTTTGCGCTGTTGTTCTTCTATCTCGGACAGATCGGGTCGGAACCGAACGTCATCTACCAGCTCGTGTCGCTCTCGGGCATCGGGTCGCTGTTCATCCCGCTCATCGCGCTCGTCACGGCGTACCTCGCGATCGCCGGCGAGCGGGAATCGGGAAGCATCAAGTACCTGCTCTCGCTCCCGAACACGCGACGCGACGTCGTCCTCGGGAAGTACCTCTCTCGCGGAGCCGTCGTCACCGCGGCGGTTCTCCTCGCGTTCGGCGTCGGTGCGGTGCTGACGGTCCTCTGGTATCCGTCGCTCGAAGCTGCCGTTTTCGCGCCCATCGTCGCCTTGACCCTGCTCTTTACGCTGGGGTACGTCGCGATCGCGATCGGCATCTCCGCGGCGACGAAATCCCGCTCGCGTGCGATGGGCGGGGCGATCGGGTTCTATTTCGTCGGAAACCTGTTGATGATATTCCCCGGCCTCTCGATCGTCGACGCGTTCGGATACGTGCTGAACGACCGGCTCGGGTTGGGAATCTCGGAGAACCTGTTCGAGTTCGTTCGACGACTCAGTCCGACGGTCGCCTTCGAGGAGGCCATGCCGCTCGTCATTCCGGACGACGTAATAACGTTCCGAGGGACCGAGGACGTCCCGTTCTACCTCGAGCCCGAGGCGGCCCTCGTCGTGTTGTTCGCCTGGCTCGTCGTTCCGGTTGCCTTCGGGCTGTGGCGATTCGGCCGAGCCGATCTCGGCTGA
- a CDS encoding RAD55 family ATPase → MTASQWSDRPPEYPLQCDHCHYPIPEEPREGNDGQYCSEACREAADDESTMPNPDAYKCVVTGVEPLDSVIPNGVPADSCLLVSGDEGTRRDELLTEFVWRALERGEPAVVVSYGDPPSATLERFFENGWNVLPALEDDRLRIVDCFTHRLADRERFLETRNRWQEFVGEAAGDAIVEVEEPSDGRAAATALHDALDDLEMTETGLVTIDSLDELRRVLQTQPVHNFVSDVRATVCRARYVPIVAGATTAGGPAFAEDEYLFDGVVDLRLTDRRGPETRLKQLSVRKLTGAQFLPQWISYEYEPTRGLFAFGSASDAKRAYDTGSGPSHEPPRSAERR, encoded by the coding sequence ATGACAGCGTCCCAGTGGAGCGATCGGCCGCCGGAGTATCCCCTCCAGTGCGACCACTGCCACTACCCCATCCCGGAGGAGCCGCGGGAGGGGAACGACGGCCAGTACTGCTCGGAAGCCTGTCGCGAGGCTGCCGACGACGAGTCGACGATGCCGAATCCGGACGCCTACAAGTGCGTCGTCACCGGCGTCGAACCCCTCGACTCGGTCATCCCGAACGGCGTTCCGGCGGACTCGTGTCTCCTCGTCTCCGGCGACGAGGGAACGCGCCGGGACGAACTCCTGACGGAGTTCGTCTGGCGGGCCCTGGAGCGCGGCGAGCCGGCCGTCGTCGTCTCCTACGGCGATCCGCCGTCGGCGACGCTCGAGCGCTTCTTCGAGAACGGCTGGAACGTCCTGCCGGCGCTCGAGGACGATCGACTGCGGATCGTCGACTGCTTCACCCACCGCCTGGCGGACCGCGAGCGATTCCTCGAAACCCGCAACCGCTGGCAGGAGTTCGTCGGCGAGGCGGCCGGCGACGCGATCGTCGAGGTCGAGGAGCCGAGCGACGGTCGCGCCGCGGCGACGGCGCTCCACGACGCACTCGACGACCTCGAGATGACTGAAACCGGCCTGGTGACGATCGACTCGCTCGACGAACTCCGACGGGTCCTCCAGACGCAACCCGTTCACAACTTCGTCAGCGACGTGCGCGCGACGGTCTGTAGGGCGCGGTACGTCCCGATCGTCGCCGGCGCGACGACGGCCGGCGGCCCCGCGTTCGCCGAGGACGAGTACCTCTTCGACGGCGTCGTCGACCTCCGGCTGACCGATCGACGCGGCCCCGAGACGCGGCTCAAGCAGCTGTCCGTTCGCAAACTGACCGGCGCCCAGTTCCTCCCGCAGTGGATCTCCTACGAGTACGAACCGACTCGCGGGCTCTTCGCGTTCGGCTCCGCGTCCGACGCGAAACGGGCCTACGACACCGGCTCCGGACCGAGCCACGAGCCGCCACGATCCGCGGAGCGGCGCTAA
- a CDS encoding NAD-dependent epimerase/dehydratase family protein — protein sequence MDSALVIGGTRFIGRHLVADLLAHDYDVTIFNRGTRENPFADDDRVDRVEGDRTSDSALEAAATTVDPDAVFDCVAYYPKDVQAATRIFADCEAYVFVSSGAAYGREEIPKREGETPLESCTAEQARDGSGETYGARKAEADRAVFAAADRGVEAMSVRPCIVYGPHDYTERLDFWIDRVNRFDRIVVPGDGTNIWHRAYVEDVASALRIVAERGEAGEAYNVGDRRLVTLEELVRLIADALDRAAPRATETASGERSEPRASSVEAVAAGPRELEAGGIELDDYVLYREYPHVLSTAKLAALGWESTPLEEAMTRSVEDHLESDRGGREHGPDREAEERVLGILDTF from the coding sequence ATGGACAGCGCACTCGTCATCGGCGGCACGCGTTTCATCGGTCGCCACCTCGTGGCGGATCTGCTCGCCCACGACTACGACGTGACGATCTTCAACCGCGGGACCCGCGAGAACCCGTTCGCCGACGACGATCGGGTCGACCGCGTCGAGGGCGATCGGACATCCGACTCGGCGCTCGAGGCCGCGGCGACGACCGTCGACCCCGACGCCGTCTTCGACTGCGTCGCCTACTATCCGAAGGACGTGCAGGCCGCGACTCGAATCTTTGCGGACTGCGAGGCGTACGTCTTCGTCTCCAGCGGCGCGGCCTACGGTCGCGAGGAGATCCCCAAGCGCGAGGGCGAGACGCCACTCGAATCCTGTACGGCCGAGCAGGCGCGCGACGGATCCGGCGAGACCTACGGCGCCCGAAAAGCGGAGGCCGATCGCGCGGTGTTCGCCGCCGCGGACCGCGGCGTCGAGGCCATGTCCGTCCGCCCCTGCATCGTCTACGGCCCGCACGACTACACCGAGCGACTGGACTTCTGGATCGATCGCGTCAACCGCTTCGATCGGATCGTCGTCCCCGGCGACGGCACGAACATCTGGCACCGAGCCTACGTCGAGGACGTCGCCAGCGCGCTTCGGATCGTCGCCGAACGCGGCGAGGCCGGCGAGGCGTACAACGTCGGCGATCGGCGCCTCGTCACGCTCGAAGAGCTGGTCCGTCTGATCGCGGACGCGCTCGATCGGGCGGCGCCACGCGCCACGGAAACCGCGAGCGGCGAGCGAAGCGAGCCGAGAGCGAGCAGCGTCGAGGCCGTCGCCGCCGGCCCCCGCGAACTCGAGGCCGGCGGCATCGAACTCGACGACTACGTCCTCTACCGCGAGTACCCGCACGTCCTTTCGACCGCGAAACTCGCCGCTCTCGGCTGGGAGTCGACGCCCCTGGAGGAAGCCATGACCCGATCGGTCGAGGACCACCTCGAGAGCGATCGGGGCGGTCGGGAGCACGGCCCCGATCGAGAGGCCGAAGAGCGCGTCCTCGGAATCCTGGATACGTTTTGA